From a region of the Fimbriiglobus ruber genome:
- a CDS encoding prolipoprotein diacylglyceryl transferase family protein — translation MVLLIFLLVSFQPFRRHNGQLIVILMLGYAVHRFLNEAIRIEPTYALNLTLSQWISIGIFTAGIGLELFLRATQPKLPTGELPLSYGATPAPAASPTRVLAAGKA, via the coding sequence ATGGTGTTGCTGATCTTTTTACTCGTCTCGTTCCAGCCGTTCCGCCGGCACAACGGGCAACTCATTGTCATCCTGATGCTCGGGTATGCCGTTCACCGATTTCTGAACGAGGCGATCCGCATCGAGCCGACCTACGCGCTCAACTTGACGCTCTCGCAGTGGATCAGCATCGGGATCTTTACCGCCGGCATCGGGCTCGAACTGTTCCTGCGGGCAACGCAGCCAAAATTGCCCACGGGCGAATTGCCGCTGTCCTACGGGGCGACTCCGGCCCCCGCCGCGTCACCGACTCGCGTTCTGGCCGCCGGAAAAGCCTGA